Proteins encoded in a region of the Solanum dulcamara chromosome 9, daSolDulc1.2, whole genome shotgun sequence genome:
- the LOC129903761 gene encoding peroxidase 44-like, producing MDKKILLLLFFLCISLHLAAIVSAQLQVGFYNTKARCPPAETIVRDTVRSQFSKDRSITAALLRMYFHDCFVRGCDASILIDSKNTKNKKSEKDAGANGSVRGYELIDQIKSKLEATCSMTVSCADIIALATRDAVALAGGPSYIISTGRRDGLVSDPSQVNLPGPSLTVPQAFQSFKSKGFTINEMVTLLGGHTVGITHCSFIQGDRLSRADGSMDIKLFSTLRKTCNSKGDPSVFLDQNTSFVVDNSFYKQLRLKKGILKVDQLLASDKSTAGIVSNFASNPRAFQQAFANALIKLGNTQVLVGKSGEIRKNCRAFNPPPSPPPKIMKSPPPPPPKITKIPPPPPPKILKSPPPPPPKVSVPPPPPKFPIDHCYLCLAQKLNMASSPFTFSFAQSSTSTSTVVNGRCIVFSINFVHVTLPTKCIIGILIIRPETPD from the exons ATGGACAAgaagatattattattgttgtttttcttGTGCATTAGTCTGCACCTAGCAGCAATTGTCTCTGCTCAACTTCAAGTTGGTTTCTACAATACTAAAGCTAGATGTCCACCAGCAGAAACCATAGTTCGAGATACGGTGCGAAGCCAATTTTCAAAGGATCGTTCTATCACAGCGGCATTGTTGCGGATGTATTTTCATGACTGCTTCGTGAGG GGTTGCGATGCATCCATACTGATAGACTCCAAAAACACAAAGAACAAAAAGTCAGAAAAAGATGCAGGAGCAAATGGATCCGTACGAGGATACGAGTTGATTGATcaaataaaaagtaaattagAGGCGACATGTTCTATGACAGTCTCCTGTGCGGACATCATTGCATTAGCCACTCGAGATGCAGTGGCATTAGCTGGAGGACCGAGCTACATCATCTCCACAGGTAGGCGCGACGGATTAGTGTCAGACCCATCACAAGTGAACTTGCCAGGCCCTAGTTTAACCGTGCCACAAGCATTCCAATCTTTCAAAAGTAAAGGGTTTACTATAAATGAAATGGTGACTCTTTTAGGTGGCCACACAGTGGGAATTACACATTGTAGTTTTATTCAGGGTGATAGGCTATCAAGGGCGGATGGCAGCATGGATATCAAATTGTTTAGTACTCTTAGAAAGACATGTAACTCTAAGGGTGATCCATCAGTATTCTTGGACCAAAACACTTCATTCGTTGTCGATAACTCCTTCTACAAACAGTTGAGGTTGAAGAAAGGAATATTGAAAGTTGATCAATTACTTGCATCAGATAAATCAACCGCTGGAATTGTCTCTAATTTTGCTTCTAATCCAAGGGCCTTCCAACAGGCTTTTGCAAATGCGTTGATCAAGTTGGGTAACACTCAAGTTCTTGTGGGAAAATCAGGAGAAATCAGAAAAAATTGCAGAGCATTTaatcctcctccttctcctcctcccaAGATCATGAAGagtcctcctcctcctcctcctaaGATTACAAAgattcctcctcctcctcctcccaAGATCTTAAAAAGTCCTCCTCCTCCACCACCCAAAGTTTCCGTTCCTCCTCCTCCACCCAAA TTCCCGATAGATCATTGCTACCTGTGTTTGGCCCAGAAGCTTAACATGGCTAGCTCCCCTTTCACCTTCAGCTTTGCTCAATCCTCTACCTCCACCTCCACCGTTGTCAACGGCCGGTGTATTGTTTTCTCAATTAACTTTGTGCATGTGACCTTACCAACAAAGTGCATCATTGGAATATTGATAATTAGGCCGGAAACTCCCGACTGA